Proteins encoded by one window of Candidatus Hydrogenedentota bacterium:
- a CDS encoding CPBP family intramembrane metalloprotease, whose amino-acid sequence MKKNHPVMNDVLTNTAGDQEREARSRRFNLVEGLLVMVFVLFILWGVAYPFGVMLDIGGVREASTVLLVIGACYLLFVSPFIHRDTLSSWGLGSPWALWQNLREANPAKRAVLGAVILALFIGLNALNYYNWREVAEFFNFDKTPMRDFDRTFPGILVVFAFGSALSAVIVLFGIRYDNFISAFATAMKIALPLLGLILLGAFAQRGTEAFARFTFRAFFVGAFGYLFWGFVQQLLFSSFFGTRLRKAFAPGMSPDNTTPPGKRAPVAVKFSIGFALIGAPLFWVPLRLSFSAAEVPLVLLPGFAFFLALFGALYGYFYAKDRKRLLVATLSGSCFGLIHINSYGLVAVTFLLGIFLTYVFMKDQNRNLVALGFIHGLLGSSFGMFFSKGQSGALKVDYGVGPWNVDDPAWGVMVVPVLCILAYLWLVRCYLKNAASEERVR is encoded by the coding sequence ATGAAGAAGAACCATCCCGTAATGAACGATGTGCTGACGAACACCGCCGGAGACCAGGAGCGGGAGGCGCGGTCGCGCCGGTTCAACCTGGTGGAGGGGCTGCTGGTGATGGTGTTTGTCCTGTTCATCCTCTGGGGGGTGGCGTATCCCTTCGGGGTGATGCTGGACATCGGCGGGGTGCGGGAGGCCAGCACGGTGCTGCTGGTGATCGGGGCGTGCTATCTGCTGTTTGTGAGCCCGTTCATCCACCGGGACACGCTTTCGTCCTGGGGGCTGGGCAGCCCCTGGGCGCTCTGGCAAAACCTGCGCGAGGCCAATCCGGCAAAGCGGGCGGTGCTGGGGGCGGTCATTCTGGCCCTGTTCATCGGGCTTAACGCGCTGAACTATTACAACTGGCGCGAGGTGGCGGAATTCTTTAATTTTGACAAGACGCCGATGCGCGACTTTGACAGGACCTTCCCCGGCATACTGGTCGTGTTCGCGTTTGGGAGCGCGCTCTCGGCGGTCATTGTGCTGTTCGGCATCCGCTACGACAACTTCATTTCGGCCTTCGCCACGGCGATGAAAATCGCGCTGCCGCTGCTGGGGCTGATCCTGCTGGGGGCCTTCGCGCAGCGGGGGACGGAGGCGTTCGCGCGGTTCACATTCAGGGCCTTTTTCGTGGGGGCTTTCGGCTACCTCTTCTGGGGCTTCGTGCAGCAGCTTCTCTTTTCGTCCTTCTTCGGCACGCGGCTGCGGAAGGCCTTCGCGCCGGGGATGTCGCCGGACAACACGACGCCGCCGGGCAAACGGGCGCCGGTGGCGGTGAAGTTTTCCATCGGGTTCGCGCTGATCGGCGCGCCGCTGTTCTGGGTTCCGCTGCGTCTTTCCTTCAGCGCGGCGGAGGTGCCCCTTGTGCTGCTTCCGGGTTTCGCCTTTTTCCTGGCGCTGTTCGGGGCGCTGTATGGGTATTTCTACGCGAAGGACCGGAAGCGGCTGCTGGTGGCGACGCTGAGCGGGAGCTGTTTCGGGCTGATCCACATCAACTCCTACGGGCTGGTGGCGGTGACGTTCCTGCTGGGAATATTCCTGACCTATGTGTTCATGAAGGACCAGAACAGGAACCTTGTGGCGCTGGGATTCATCCACGGGCTGCTGGGCTCGTCGTTCGGAATGTTTTTCTCGAAGGGCCAGTCCGGCGCGCTGAAGGTGGACTACGGGGTGGGACCATGGAATGTGGACGACCCGGCCTGGGGGGTGATGGTGGTGCCGGTCCTGTGCATTCTGGCGTATTTGTGGCTGGTCCGGTGCTACCTGAAAAACGCGGCGTCGGAGGAGCGGGTGCGGTAG
- a CDS encoding sugar phosphate isomerase/epimerase, which produces MRMTLVIGLFVAVAAGGAFPAGALEVSIRDGFLGENNFDTPAAGMRHLGLTQVEVALERDFTVRDFEGKGRVSVKSDAEAKAFGETLARLGLNCCGLLTACDFSAGEPEENVAWVARAIEIAGLVGAPAVRIDSAMKRERELDFETRVNIFADNLSEVLKRTADSPVTLGIENHGFQGNNLAFLLNVYQRVGSERLGSTLDTGNFYWRGYPLGEVYGILRVLAPHAKHTHFKNINYPEDQREVMREAGWKYDTYFCALEDGDIETAKVARMLLDAGYQGTLCIEDESVGRFKTREERVALLERNVAHMKTVVEGLK; this is translated from the coding sequence ATGCGCATGACATTGGTTATTGGTTTATTTGTGGCGGTGGCGGCTGGCGGGGCGTTTCCGGCGGGGGCGCTGGAGGTTTCAATCCGGGACGGCTTTCTGGGGGAGAACAATTTTGACACGCCCGCGGCGGGCATGCGGCACCTTGGGCTGACCCAGGTTGAAGTCGCGCTGGAGCGGGATTTCACGGTGCGGGATTTTGAGGGCAAGGGACGGGTGTCGGTGAAGTCCGACGCGGAGGCGAAAGCTTTCGGGGAGACCCTGGCGCGGCTGGGGCTGAACTGCTGCGGACTGCTGACGGCGTGCGATTTCAGCGCCGGGGAGCCGGAGGAGAATGTGGCGTGGGTGGCGCGGGCCATAGAAATCGCCGGCCTGGTCGGGGCGCCCGCGGTGCGGATTGACTCGGCGATGAAGCGGGAGCGCGAACTGGACTTCGAGACGCGGGTGAACATTTTCGCGGACAACCTTTCGGAGGTGCTGAAGCGCACGGCGGACTCGCCGGTGACGCTGGGCATCGAGAACCACGGGTTCCAGGGGAACAACCTGGCGTTTCTGCTGAACGTGTACCAGCGGGTGGGTTCGGAGCGGCTGGGGTCCACGCTGGACACGGGGAATTTCTACTGGCGGGGCTATCCGCTGGGCGAGGTGTACGGGATTTTGCGGGTGCTGGCGCCACACGCGAAACACACTCATTTCAAGAACATCAATTACCCGGAGGACCAGCGGGAGGTGATGCGGGAGGCGGGCTGGAAGTATGACACGTATTTCTGCGCCCTGGAGGACGGGGACATCGAGACGGCCAAGGTGGCGCGGATGCTGCTGGACGCGGGGTACCAGGGCACACTGTGCATCGAGGATGAGTCCGTCGGGCGGTTCAAAACCCGCGAGGAGCGGGTGGCGCTGCTGGAGCGGAATGTGGCGCACATGAAAACGGTTGTGGAGGGGCTGAAGTAG
- a CDS encoding SUMF1/EgtB/PvdO family nonheme iron enzyme, protein MPASGAPGVSPSAGGGRGALEFQPGDRVAERYEVRHRIGQGGMGVVYLAQDTLLGEEVALKFMRPELLRTEKARRLFLQEALVTRRLRHEHIVAVHDVSLARGGVLYISMEHAAGDPLRGILRRHRTERRLIDVRFAVSVAAQMLAGLEYAHRYVIHRDIKPENVIIGANERVKLLDFGLAKAVEEDMAAAGAATEGERREKRRVVGTLLYAAPEQSRFQPLDHRVDVYATGLVLRELLALRTPSEPLEKMGQVRRDVSPSVMRVLEKALAEDRDARWQTAGAFRRALEEAYEESYRPPASPTGARASAGEASTEGMAWFSGGRFLMGNSGVREESPEEEVEVAPFWMDRHPVTVAEYRVYLEATGAPPPRYWNDADCNGAEQPVVGVSWHEAAAYARWAGKSLPTEAQWEFAARGRDNRRHPWGNLSPDSTRCNFGEHIGGTSMVTLYEDGRTPEGLYDMAGNVFEWALDPFAPYEQIRKQPEAAAKTPRRAARGGCWRSGPGELTTTARRGFFPETQSRALGFRCVLGARV, encoded by the coding sequence GTGCCGGCTTCCGGCGCGCCGGGGGTCTCCCCGTCCGCCGGGGGGGGCCGGGGCGCGCTGGAGTTCCAGCCGGGGGACCGGGTGGCCGAGCGGTATGAGGTCCGCCACCGCATCGGCCAGGGGGGGATGGGGGTGGTGTATCTGGCGCAGGACACCCTGCTGGGAGAGGAGGTGGCGCTGAAGTTCATGCGCCCGGAACTGCTGCGCACGGAGAAGGCGCGGCGGCTGTTTTTGCAGGAGGCGCTGGTGACCCGGCGGCTCCGCCACGAGCACATAGTGGCGGTTCACGATGTGAGCCTGGCGCGCGGCGGCGTCCTTTACATCAGCATGGAGCACGCGGCGGGCGACCCGCTACGCGGTATTCTCCGCCGCCACCGGACGGAGCGCCGCCTCATTGACGTGCGCTTTGCGGTCTCCGTGGCGGCGCAGATGCTGGCGGGGCTGGAGTACGCGCACCGGTATGTGATCCACCGGGACATCAAGCCGGAGAATGTGATCATCGGGGCAAACGAGCGGGTGAAACTGCTGGATTTCGGCCTGGCCAAGGCGGTGGAGGAGGACATGGCGGCGGCCGGCGCGGCCACGGAGGGGGAACGGCGGGAAAAGCGGCGCGTGGTGGGCACGCTGCTCTACGCGGCGCCGGAGCAGAGCCGGTTCCAGCCGCTGGACCACCGGGTGGACGTGTATGCCACGGGCTTGGTGCTCCGTGAACTGCTCGCGCTGCGGACGCCTTCGGAGCCGCTCGAAAAAATGGGCCAGGTGCGCCGCGACGTGTCGCCGTCGGTGATGCGGGTGCTGGAGAAGGCGCTGGCGGAGGACCGGGACGCGCGGTGGCAGACGGCCGGGGCGTTCCGCCGGGCCCTGGAGGAGGCCTACGAGGAGTCTTACCGGCCCCCGGCCTCCCCCACCGGCGCGCGCGCCTCCGCCGGGGAGGCGTCCACGGAGGGCATGGCCTGGTTTTCCGGGGGCCGTTTCCTGATGGGAAACAGCGGGGTCCGGGAGGAGTCGCCGGAGGAGGAGGTGGAGGTGGCGCCTTTCTGGATGGACCGGCACCCGGTGACGGTGGCGGAGTACCGGGTGTATCTGGAGGCGACGGGCGCGCCGCCGCCGCGGTATTGGAACGACGCGGACTGCAACGGGGCGGAGCAGCCGGTGGTGGGGGTTTCCTGGCATGAGGCGGCGGCCTACGCCCGGTGGGCGGGGAAGTCGCTGCCGACGGAGGCGCAGTGGGAATTTGCCGCGCGGGGGCGGGATAACCGGCGGCATCCGTGGGGAAACCTGTCCCCGGACAGCACGCGGTGCAATTTCGGGGAGCACATCGGCGGCACGAGCATGGTCACGCTGTATGAGGACGGGCGCACGCCGGAGGGGCTGTATGACATGGCGGGAAACGTGTTCGAATGGGCGCTGGACCCGTTTGCGCCGTATGAGCAGATACGGAAACAGCCTGAGGCCGCCGCGAAGACCCCGCGCCGCGCCGCGCGGGGCGGCTGCTGGCGCTCCGGGCCGGGGGAATTGACCACCACGGCAAGGCGGGGGTTCTTTCCGGAAACACAGTCGCGGGCTCTGGGGTTTAGGTGTGTTTTAGGGGCTAGGGTTTAG
- a CDS encoding prolipoprotein diacylglyceryl transferase has product MRPILFSIGTMHFHSYTAMFALAFLAGTILAVRANQKLENPFPVTTLGGIWAFFGGLIGAKVYWWFQYGEWEDLKWGQFLLTGGLVFYGGLIGGVLGCWLYLRRVRAPFVPVADLAIPFLALAHAIARVGCFLNGCCWGAVTGLPWGVTYPKTSWGAYAQQIRDGLLQGGGTHALPVHPTQMYESIGLVGIFFLLRWCYRRRTRHGTVMLLYPLCYGLLRFGVEFFRGDSAHPMAGLTGSQFFSLAMVSFSVAGLLLWKRPPLGDGMPATAPETMESPENEGSG; this is encoded by the coding sequence ATGCGGCCCATCCTCTTCTCCATCGGGACGATGCATTTCCACTCCTACACGGCCATGTTCGCCCTCGCCTTTCTGGCGGGCACCATTCTCGCCGTGCGGGCAAACCAGAAACTTGAAAACCCATTTCCCGTCACAACACTCGGCGGCATCTGGGCCTTCTTTGGCGGTCTCATCGGCGCCAAGGTGTACTGGTGGTTTCAGTACGGCGAGTGGGAGGACCTCAAATGGGGGCAGTTCCTCCTGACCGGCGGCCTCGTCTTTTATGGCGGCCTCATCGGCGGCGTCCTCGGGTGCTGGCTCTACCTGCGCCGTGTGCGCGCGCCGTTTGTGCCCGTGGCCGATCTGGCCATTCCCTTCCTGGCCCTTGCCCACGCCATCGCGCGGGTCGGCTGCTTCCTCAACGGCTGCTGCTGGGGGGCCGTCACCGGCCTGCCCTGGGGTGTCACCTATCCGAAAACCTCCTGGGGCGCCTACGCCCAGCAAATTCGGGACGGCCTGCTTCAGGGCGGCGGAACCCATGCCCTGCCCGTGCACCCGACACAGATGTACGAGAGCATCGGGCTGGTGGGCATCTTTTTCCTGCTGCGCTGGTGTTACCGCCGCCGCACCCGGCATGGCACGGTCATGCTGCTTTACCCCCTGTGCTACGGCCTGCTCCGCTTTGGAGTGGAGTTTTTCCGGGGTGACAGCGCGCATCCCATGGCGGGGCTGACCGGTTCACAGTTCTTTTCCCTGGCCATGGTCTCGTTCAGCGTGGCCGGACTCCTGCTCTGGAAACGCCCCCCGCTCGGGGACGGCATGCCGGCAACGGCCCCTGAAACGATGGAATCTCCCGAAAACGAGGGGTCAGGATGA